From Vitis vinifera cultivar Pinot Noir 40024 chromosome 5, ASM3070453v1, the proteins below share one genomic window:
- the LOC109122685 gene encoding fatty acyl-CoA reductase 2, chloroplastic, whose product MADPLILSYGRVNLPSFLVNPEAVIDMIPVVMVVNAIIAAMAKHGIAGKPGIKVYHVGSSAVNPLPLGDLFKHSYEHFICSPINMDTEGKTVDMKEMKIFSPMDDFSSHMQTEIVQQRRLTISGNKASQRLERKCKMIVEHAINLARVYQPYMFFRGRFDNSNTHNLMEGMSEEEMKRFRLDVENVDWEDYITNIHISGLKKHVMKGRGMPK is encoded by the exons ATGGCAGACCCATTGATTTTATCCTATGGAAGAGTCAACCTCCCAAGTTTTTTAGTGAATCCTGAAGCAGTCATTGATATG ATTCCCGTCGTTATGGTTGTGAATGCAATCATAGCAGCAATGGCAAAGCATGGGATTGCAGGGAAACCAGGCATCAAAGTCTACCATGTTGGTTCTTCGGCTGTAAATCCGCTACCGCTTGGTGACTTGTTCAAGCACTCCTATGAACACTTCATTTGTTCCCCTATTAATATGGACACAGAAGGGAAGACAGTGGACatgaaggaaatgaaaattttcagccCAATGGATGACTTCTCCTCTCATATGCAAACAGAGATAGTTCAGCAAAGGAGGTTGACGATTTCAGGCAATAAAGCATCTCAAAGGCTCGAAAGAAAGTGCAAAATGATAGTTGAACATGCTATAAACTTGGCTAGGGTATACCAGCCCTATATGTTCTTTAGAGGAAG GTTTGACAATAGCAACACCCATAATCTAATGGAAGGCATGTCTgaagaagagatgaagagaTTTCGACTTGATGTGGAGAATGTGGACTGGGAAGACTATATCACCAACATTCACATTTCAGGGCTGAAGAAGCATGTTATGAAGGGTAGAGGAATGCCTAAATAA